The following coding sequences lie in one Streptomyces albofaciens JCM 4342 genomic window:
- a CDS encoding FecCD family ABC transporter permease, with protein MSSTVKTDTGTAPGAAAARTGGPVRAVRTAGGLSVRLDVRTLVVAVLLAVVALAASVLLIGTGDFPMSPGDVLATLTGSGTTAQEFIVNDLRLPRVLVGLLVGAAFGVSGAVFQAVSRNPLGSPDVLGFSQGSTVGALLVIVFFQGGTFAIAAGSVVGGVVTGLAIFLLAWKGGIHGYRFVLVGIGAAAMLYAIVLYLMTKANIVEASQATTWMVGTLSGRDWGQVWPLALVCALLIPLALLYGRPLRMLEMGDDAAYALGVRVHRVRVVLLAAAVVLVAAATAAAGPIAFLALTAPQLARRLTRSPGPNLLPAALMGAALLVGADWISQQVFGADQLPVGVLTGVLGGCYLLWLLASERKAGRI; from the coding sequence GTGAGTTCCACCGTCAAGACCGACACCGGCACGGCACCCGGCGCGGCGGCCGCGCGGACCGGCGGGCCCGTACGGGCGGTGCGCACCGCCGGCGGCCTGTCCGTACGCCTGGACGTGCGCACCCTCGTCGTCGCCGTGCTGCTGGCCGTGGTGGCGCTGGCCGCGAGCGTGCTGCTGATCGGCACCGGCGACTTCCCGATGAGCCCCGGCGACGTCCTCGCCACCCTCACCGGCTCCGGCACCACCGCCCAGGAGTTCATCGTCAACGACCTGCGGCTGCCGCGGGTCCTGGTCGGGCTGCTGGTCGGCGCCGCCTTCGGGGTGTCCGGCGCGGTCTTCCAGGCGGTCTCCCGCAACCCGCTGGGCAGCCCCGACGTCCTGGGCTTCTCCCAGGGCTCGACGGTCGGCGCGCTGCTGGTCATCGTCTTCTTCCAGGGCGGCACCTTCGCCATCGCGGCCGGCTCGGTCGTCGGCGGTGTCGTCACCGGACTGGCGATCTTCCTGCTGGCCTGGAAGGGCGGCATCCACGGCTACCGCTTCGTGCTCGTCGGCATCGGCGCCGCCGCGATGCTCTACGCGATCGTCCTCTACCTGATGACCAAGGCGAACATCGTCGAGGCGTCCCAGGCCACCACGTGGATGGTCGGCACCCTCAGCGGCCGGGACTGGGGCCAGGTGTGGCCACTGGCCCTGGTGTGCGCCCTGCTGATCCCCCTGGCCCTGCTGTACGGACGGCCGCTGCGCATGCTGGAGATGGGCGACGACGCCGCGTACGCGCTGGGCGTGCGGGTCCACCGGGTGCGCGTGGTGCTGCTGGCGGCGGCCGTGGTGCTGGTCGCCGCGGCCACCGCGGCGGCCGGGCCGATCGCCTTCCTCGCGCTGACCGCGCCGCAGCTCGCACGCCGCCTGACCCGCTCGCCCGGCCCCAACCTGCTGCCCGCCGCCCTCATGGGCGCCGCCCTCCTGGTCGGCGCCGACTGGATCTCGCAGCAGGTCTTCGGCGCCGACCAGCTGCCGGTCGGCGTGCTGACCGGCGTACTCGGCGGCTGCTACCTGCTGTGGCTGCTGGCCTCCGAGCGCAAGGCGGGCCGGATATGA
- a CDS encoding sterol-binding protein, with translation MATLEECRAALGRLAQNLSTANGAVRGAAALDRSLSCWITDLDVTFVGRLANGALEDVTSVPGPPPDRAQIRLSMRGDDLVALVDGELHFAKAWGSGRVKLEAGFRDLLRLRTLL, from the coding sequence ATGGCAACCCTCGAAGAGTGCCGCGCCGCCCTCGGCCGGCTCGCACAGAACCTTTCCACCGCCAACGGCGCCGTGCGCGGTGCCGCCGCCCTCGACCGGTCGCTGAGCTGCTGGATCACCGACCTGGACGTGACCTTCGTCGGGCGGCTGGCGAACGGCGCCCTGGAGGACGTCACCAGCGTCCCCGGCCCGCCGCCCGACCGGGCCCAGATCCGCCTGTCGATGCGCGGCGACGACCTGGTGGCCCTGGTCGACGGCGAACTGCACTTCGCCAAGGCGTGGGGCAGCGGCCGGGTCAAGCTGGAGGCGGGCTTCCGCGACCTGCTGCGCCTGCGGACGCTGCTGTGA
- a CDS encoding ABC transporter ATP-binding protein has product MSRLTAENVTLAYDQRVIAEDLSVAIPDQSFTVIVGPNACGKSTLLRALSRMLKPAAGSVLLDGAAISSLPAKKVARTLGLLPQSSIAPDGITVADLVARGRYPHQGLLRQWSGEDERIVRESMDATGVGELAERYVDELSGGQRQRVWIAMALAQQTPLLLLDEPTTYLDIQHQIEVLDLCAELHEEQGRTLVAVLHDLNHAARYATHLIAMRGGEIVAEGTPQEVVTADLVERVFGLKCQVIDDPETGTPLVVPAARTARAKAAAEVAAAS; this is encoded by the coding sequence GTGAGCCGTCTCACGGCCGAGAACGTGACCCTCGCCTACGACCAGCGGGTCATCGCCGAGGACCTCTCGGTGGCCATACCGGACCAGTCCTTCACGGTGATCGTCGGACCGAACGCCTGCGGCAAGTCCACGCTGCTGCGCGCGCTGTCGCGGATGCTCAAGCCCGCCGCCGGCTCGGTGCTGCTGGACGGCGCGGCCATCTCCTCGCTCCCCGCCAAGAAGGTCGCCCGTACGCTCGGGCTGCTGCCGCAGTCCTCCATCGCGCCCGACGGGATCACCGTCGCCGACCTGGTGGCCCGCGGCCGCTACCCGCACCAGGGACTGCTGCGCCAGTGGTCGGGGGAGGACGAGCGGATCGTCCGGGAGTCGATGGACGCGACCGGCGTCGGCGAGCTGGCCGAGCGCTACGTGGACGAACTCTCCGGCGGCCAGCGGCAGCGCGTGTGGATCGCCATGGCGCTCGCCCAGCAGACGCCACTGCTGCTCCTGGACGAGCCGACCACGTACCTGGACATCCAGCACCAGATCGAGGTGCTGGACCTGTGCGCCGAACTGCACGAGGAGCAGGGCCGTACGCTCGTCGCCGTCCTGCACGACCTCAACCACGCCGCGCGCTACGCCACCCACCTGATCGCGATGCGCGGCGGCGAGATCGTCGCCGAGGGGACGCCGCAGGAGGTCGTCACCGCCGACCTCGTCGAGCGGGTCTTCGGCCTGAAGTGCCAGGTCATCGACGACCCGGAGACGGGCACCCCGCTGGTGGTCCCGGCGGCGCGCACGGCGCGTGCGAAGGCGGCGGCCGAGGTGGCCGCGGCGTCCTGA